A genomic stretch from Arthrobacter sp. KBS0702 includes:
- a CDS encoding ABC transporter ATP-binding protein, with product MSTNIGSVSDQHTRGSGPVLDIDHLKVTFATDAGDVYAVKDVSLEVNPGEVVAIVGESGSGKTVTAKTILGLLPETAISSGAVLINGNNVISVSAAKLREIRGRDVAMVFQEPSTALNPVFTVGWQIAEGIRAHAGHGRVSAKDAKARAIEALRKVGIPDPETRVNYYPHQFSGGQKQRVVIAAALALNPGLIVADEPTTALDVTVQAEILQLLRELRDQYGTSIVLITHNMGVVADLADRVVVMYQGDVVEEASARVLFAEPKQDYTKKLLAAVPHLGRNSASAGMTERAHQGGKVLVEAKNLTIEYPGRLGSPAFKAVDGVNFTLSEGEVFGLVGESGSGKTTIGRAIAGLNKTTGGSLKVLDYEMLNLKERTFKPLRKQIGFVFQDPAASFNPQLTIGDCIAEPLIIHSKPTPAQARQRTRELLESVQLPASYADRYPHELSGGQRQRASLARALILNPKLLIADEPTSALDVSVQAKVLELFKEIQAEFGFACLFISHDLAVVDILSHWVGVLYKGKMVEQGLGNQVMGHPQHEYTKKLIASLPVPDPDEQARRREEFRAVLGA from the coding sequence ATGAGCACCAATATCGGCTCCGTTTCAGACCAGCACACCCGAGGCTCCGGGCCCGTGCTGGACATCGACCACCTCAAAGTCACCTTCGCCACGGACGCCGGGGACGTCTATGCCGTGAAGGATGTCAGCCTCGAGGTCAACCCGGGCGAGGTCGTCGCCATCGTGGGCGAATCCGGCTCCGGCAAGACCGTCACCGCCAAAACCATTCTGGGGCTGCTGCCGGAGACGGCCATCAGCTCGGGGGCCGTGCTGATCAACGGCAACAACGTGATCAGCGTCAGCGCGGCCAAGCTGCGCGAAATCCGGGGCCGCGACGTGGCCATGGTGTTCCAGGAGCCCTCGACCGCGCTCAACCCGGTCTTCACCGTCGGTTGGCAGATTGCCGAGGGCATCCGTGCCCACGCCGGCCACGGCCGGGTCAGCGCCAAGGACGCCAAGGCACGCGCCATCGAGGCCCTGCGCAAGGTCGGTATCCCGGATCCGGAAACCCGGGTGAACTACTACCCGCACCAGTTCTCCGGCGGCCAGAAGCAGCGCGTCGTCATTGCTGCCGCGCTTGCGCTCAACCCGGGCCTGATCGTCGCCGACGAACCGACGACCGCGCTGGACGTCACCGTGCAGGCGGAGATCCTTCAGCTCCTGCGCGAGCTCAGGGACCAGTACGGCACCTCGATCGTGCTCATCACGCACAACATGGGCGTCGTAGCCGACCTTGCCGACCGCGTCGTCGTGATGTACCAGGGCGACGTCGTCGAGGAGGCCAGTGCGCGGGTGCTCTTCGCGGAACCGAAGCAGGACTACACGAAGAAGCTCCTGGCGGCCGTCCCGCACCTGGGCCGGAACTCTGCCTCGGCGGGCATGACCGAACGCGCCCACCAGGGCGGCAAGGTCCTGGTCGAGGCGAAGAACCTGACCATCGAGTACCCCGGCCGGCTGGGCAGCCCGGCGTTCAAGGCCGTGGACGGTGTGAACTTCACGCTCTCCGAGGGGGAGGTCTTCGGCCTCGTCGGTGAGTCCGGTTCCGGCAAGACGACCATCGGCCGCGCCATCGCGGGCCTGAACAAGACCACGGGCGGCAGCCTGAAGGTGCTCGACTACGAGATGCTCAATCTCAAGGAGCGCACCTTCAAGCCGCTGCGCAAGCAGATCGGTTTCGTTTTCCAGGACCCGGCGGCCTCGTTCAACCCGCAGCTCACCATCGGTGACTGCATCGCCGAGCCGCTGATCATCCACAGCAAGCCGACGCCGGCGCAGGCACGCCAGCGGACCCGCGAGTTGCTCGAATCGGTGCAGCTGCCGGCGTCGTATGCCGACCGCTACCCGCACGAGCTCTCCGGCGGCCAGCGCCAGCGCGCGTCGCTGGCGCGGGCATTGATCCTGAACCCGAAGCTGCTGATCGCCGACGAGCCGACGTCGGCGCTGGATGTTTCGGTGCAGGCGAAGGTGCTGGAGCTGTTCAAGGAGATCCAGGCCGAATTCGGTTTCGCCTGCCTCTTCATCAGCCACGACCTCGCCGTGGTGGACATCCTCTCGCACTGGGTGGGTGTCCTCTACAAGGGCAAGATGGTGGAGCAGGGGCTCGGAAACCAGGTCATGGGCCACCCGCAGCATGAGTACACGAAGAAGCTCATCGCATCGCTGCCGGTACCCGACCCGGATGAGCAGGCCCGGCGCCGCGAGGAGTTCCGCGCGGTGCTCGGCGCCTGA
- a CDS encoding DUF4166 domain-containing protein, with protein sequence MTVYDPIYRLGLGSDFSRLQPELQDYFSLVPGSGHYGVGEGVFDVVGCRQRWLRPLLGLATGEEAFFPEYGEGIRFRIENHAHLDPFGRSSLTARREIFFPQTTRLFHDTTSLDSSAGTPRLVDYVGRYRRLVTDLNLSVTAEGRLRGVSEASRLFLGPLRIPLPAALDAKAYAEQWWEPDEGRHRIQVKVIQPQIGLVLVYAGRFDYGLEPYPAGALAPGYLPGRARPGRWESRV encoded by the coding sequence GTGACCGTCTATGACCCCATCTACCGGCTCGGCCTGGGATCCGACTTTTCCAGGCTGCAGCCCGAACTGCAGGACTACTTCTCGCTGGTGCCGGGCTCCGGCCACTACGGGGTCGGCGAGGGCGTCTTCGACGTCGTCGGCTGCCGGCAGCGCTGGCTGCGGCCGCTGCTGGGCCTGGCGACCGGTGAGGAGGCGTTTTTCCCGGAGTATGGCGAGGGCATCAGGTTCCGGATTGAGAACCACGCGCACCTGGACCCGTTCGGCCGTTCCAGCCTGACCGCCCGGCGGGAGATCTTCTTTCCGCAGACCACCAGGCTCTTCCACGACACCACCAGCCTGGATTCCTCCGCCGGCACCCCGCGGCTGGTGGATTACGTGGGCCGCTACCGCAGGCTGGTGACCGACCTCAACCTCAGCGTCACCGCGGAAGGGCGGCTGCGCGGCGTCTCGGAGGCCTCACGGCTGTTCCTGGGCCCGCTTCGGATCCCGCTGCCGGCGGCCCTGGACGCCAAGGCCTACGCCGAACAGTGGTGGGAACCGGACGAGGGCCGGCACCGGATCCAGGTCAAGGTGATCCAGCCGCAGATCGGCCTGGTGCTGGTGTACGCCGGCCGATTCGACTACGGGCTTGAGCCGTACCCGGCCGGTGCGCTGGCGCCCGGCTACCTGCCGGGGCGCGCCAGGCCCGGCCGCTGGGAAAGCCGCGTCTAA
- a CDS encoding DUF58 domain-containing protein, translating into MAISGRFVLLALLGLVPAALLPGWESATVLLLLLAAAALLDLGLAVPLRHVSVQRNDPGSVPLSGSVESVLTVANAGRRALRGLVRDAWQPSAGAQNPCQRLLVPAGERRKMTVTLRPTRRGELAAEHVTVRAFGPLGLAARQRTLPCPGALKVLPPFTSRRHLPSKLRQLRELDGRAAVQIRGAGTEFDSLRDYVRGDDVRSIDWRATARRSAVVVRTWRPERDRRVVILLDTSRTAAARIADEPRLDTGMEAALLLAVLAERGGDRVDFLAFDRRLRARAGSAAKGNLLGQLVQAMAPLDAELIELDWPQIPAQIRSVSAHRSLVVLLTALDGGAPEEGLLPMAAQLAQEHVVVVASVRDPMLGEMQRERSSATGVFRAAAAERALLEREAVSAQLRHAGVEVVDAEPSQLPPALADAYIRLKAAGRL; encoded by the coding sequence ATGGCGATTTCCGGACGCTTCGTACTGCTGGCCTTGCTGGGCCTGGTCCCGGCCGCGCTCCTGCCCGGCTGGGAGTCTGCAACGGTCCTGCTCCTGCTGCTGGCCGCCGCGGCGCTGCTGGACCTGGGCCTGGCCGTGCCGCTGCGGCACGTCTCGGTACAGCGCAACGACCCCGGCAGCGTCCCGCTCTCCGGGTCGGTGGAGTCCGTCCTCACGGTCGCCAACGCCGGCCGCCGCGCCCTGCGCGGCCTGGTCCGGGACGCGTGGCAGCCCTCGGCCGGCGCGCAGAATCCGTGCCAGCGCCTGCTGGTCCCGGCCGGCGAACGCCGCAAAATGACCGTCACGCTGCGGCCCACCCGGCGCGGTGAGCTGGCGGCCGAGCACGTCACCGTCCGTGCCTTCGGCCCGTTGGGACTCGCCGCACGGCAGCGCACGCTGCCCTGCCCCGGGGCGCTGAAGGTGCTGCCGCCGTTCACGTCGCGGCGGCACCTCCCATCCAAGTTGCGCCAGTTGCGCGAGCTCGACGGCAGGGCGGCGGTCCAGATCCGCGGCGCCGGCACCGAGTTCGACTCCCTCCGCGATTACGTCCGCGGCGACGACGTCCGCTCCATCGACTGGCGCGCCACGGCCCGCCGGTCCGCCGTCGTGGTCCGCACCTGGCGGCCGGAGCGGGACCGCCGCGTCGTCATCCTGCTGGACACCTCCCGCACGGCCGCTGCCCGCATTGCCGACGAGCCCCGGCTGGACACCGGCATGGAGGCGGCGCTGCTGCTGGCCGTCCTCGCTGAACGCGGCGGCGACCGGGTCGACTTCCTCGCCTTCGACCGCCGGCTCCGGGCGCGGGCGGGGTCTGCGGCCAAGGGAAACCTGCTGGGACAGCTGGTCCAAGCGATGGCCCCGCTCGACGCCGAACTCATCGAACTCGACTGGCCGCAGATCCCGGCCCAGATCCGCTCTGTCTCCGCGCACCGCTCGCTCGTGGTGCTGCTCACCGCCCTCGACGGCGGCGCCCCCGAAGAGGGGCTCCTGCCGATGGCCGCGCAGCTCGCGCAGGAGCACGTGGTGGTGGTCGCCTCCGTCCGCGACCCCATGCTCGGCGAAATGCAGCGGGAGCGCTCAAGTGCCACCGGCGTGTTCCGCGCCGCGGCCGCCGAACGCGCCCTGCTCGAACGCGAGGCAGTCAGCGCGCAGCTGCGCCACGCGGGGGTCGAAGTGGTGGACGCCGAACCGTCGCAGCTGCCGCCGGCGCTCGCGGACGCGTACATTCGTTTGAAGGCCGCAGGACGGCTGTGA
- a CDS encoding MoxR family ATPase, whose translation MNDQPTAAWPAPRPAPEWTEDTAGRRDAGARDPVRDPVQHPVQDPVRQALLDVRREVAKAVVGQDATVTGMLIALLSRGHVLIEGVPGVAKTLLVRSLSAALSLDTKRIQFTPDLMPGDVTGSLIYDSHTSEFSFREGPVFTNILLADEINRTPPKTQASLLEAMEERQVSVDGVSRPLPAPFIVAATQNPVEYEGTYALPEAQLDRFLLKLTMPLPGREDEIEVIRRHAAGFDPRQLAAAGIRPVAGPAELERARQAVAAVEIGPEVLAYIVDVVRATRAAPSFQLGVSPRGAAALLNGSRAWAWLSGRAFVTPDDVKALALPCLRHRVALRPEAQMDGVQVDGVLGSILASVPVPR comes from the coding sequence ATGAACGACCAGCCAACCGCAGCCTGGCCCGCGCCCCGCCCCGCGCCCGAGTGGACGGAGGACACTGCCGGCCGCCGCGACGCCGGCGCCCGGGATCCAGTGCGTGACCCAGTGCAGCATCCCGTGCAGGATCCCGTGCGCCAGGCCCTACTGGACGTCCGCCGCGAGGTCGCCAAGGCCGTCGTCGGGCAGGACGCCACCGTCACCGGGATGCTGATCGCCCTCCTGTCGCGCGGCCACGTGCTGATTGAGGGCGTGCCCGGGGTGGCCAAGACCCTGCTGGTGCGCAGCCTGTCCGCCGCCCTCAGCCTGGACACCAAGCGGATCCAGTTCACCCCGGACCTGATGCCCGGCGACGTCACCGGCTCGCTAATCTACGATTCGCACACCTCCGAGTTCAGCTTCCGCGAAGGCCCGGTCTTCACCAACATCCTGCTCGCGGACGAAATCAACCGGACCCCGCCCAAGACCCAGGCCTCGCTCCTGGAAGCCATGGAGGAGCGGCAGGTGTCGGTGGACGGCGTCTCGCGCCCGCTGCCCGCACCGTTCATCGTGGCGGCCACGCAGAACCCGGTCGAGTACGAGGGGACCTATGCGCTGCCGGAGGCCCAACTCGACCGCTTCCTGCTCAAGCTCACCATGCCGCTGCCCGGACGGGAGGACGAAATCGAGGTGATCCGGCGGCACGCCGCCGGCTTCGACCCCCGCCAGCTGGCCGCGGCCGGCATCCGCCCCGTTGCCGGTCCGGCCGAACTGGAACGCGCACGGCAGGCCGTGGCCGCCGTCGAGATCGGCCCCGAGGTCCTCGCCTACATCGTCGACGTCGTCCGCGCCACCCGTGCGGCGCCGTCGTTCCAGCTCGGCGTCTCGCCGCGCGGCGCCGCAGCCCTGCTCAACGGCTCCCGCGCCTGGGCCTGGCTCTCCGGCCGGGCCTTCGTCACCCCCGACGACGTCAAGGCCCTCGCCCTGCCCTGCCTTCGGCACCGGGTGGCACTGCGGCCCGAGGCACAGATGGACGGCGTGCAGGTGGACGGTGTGCTGGGCAGCATCCTCGCCTCCGTCCCCGTCCCGCGCTGA
- a CDS encoding ABC transporter permease codes for MSIEPTIAAENRREPWFRRLPVVSHFNKSVGLQRGMLVAGLVLTALFLLTAIFAPLIAPYGFSQISDAEGSFPAQQAPGGRHLLGTTVGGYDVFSRVVWGAQTAVMVIVVAVIMSIFIGVILGLVSGYIGGWLDRILVVIADAVYAFPSLLVAIVMAIVISGGRSSLWGGILAAAISITVVFIPQYFRVIRAETIRLKAEPFVESAKVVGASNIRIMTRHIYKNATRTLPLIFTLNASEAILTLAGLGFLGFGIEPTSAAEWGFDLNKALADTTSGIWWTGVFPGLAIVLTVVGLTLVGESINDLNDPRLRGRKKASSGKPGPGPAAAQTANSAEVSSS; via the coding sequence ATGAGCATCGAACCAACCATCGCCGCAGAAAACCGCAGGGAACCTTGGTTCCGGCGGCTGCCCGTCGTTTCCCACTTCAACAAGAGCGTCGGCCTCCAGCGGGGCATGCTCGTCGCCGGCCTCGTCCTGACCGCACTGTTCCTGCTGACGGCGATCTTCGCGCCGTTGATCGCCCCGTACGGCTTCTCGCAGATCTCCGACGCCGAGGGCAGCTTCCCCGCGCAGCAGGCCCCCGGCGGCCGGCACCTGCTCGGCACCACCGTCGGCGGCTACGACGTGTTCTCCCGGGTTGTCTGGGGCGCGCAGACCGCCGTTATGGTGATCGTCGTGGCCGTGATCATGTCGATCTTCATCGGCGTGATCCTTGGCCTGGTCAGCGGCTACATCGGCGGCTGGCTGGACCGGATCCTCGTGGTGATCGCCGACGCCGTCTACGCCTTCCCGTCCCTGCTGGTGGCTATCGTCATGGCCATCGTTATCAGCGGCGGGCGTTCCAGCCTGTGGGGCGGCATCCTGGCCGCGGCGATCTCCATCACCGTGGTCTTCATCCCGCAGTACTTCCGCGTCATCCGCGCGGAGACCATCCGGCTCAAGGCCGAACCCTTTGTTGAATCCGCAAAGGTGGTGGGCGCGTCCAACATCCGGATCATGACCCGCCACATCTACAAGAACGCCACCCGAACGCTGCCGCTGATCTTCACGTTGAACGCCTCCGAAGCCATCCTCACCCTCGCGGGCCTGGGCTTCCTCGGCTTCGGCATCGAACCGACGTCGGCCGCGGAATGGGGCTTCGACCTCAACAAGGCGCTGGCGGACACCACCTCCGGCATCTGGTGGACGGGCGTCTTCCCGGGCCTGGCCATTGTCCTCACCGTGGTGGGGCTGACCCTGGTCGGCGAGAGCATCAACGACCTCAACGACCCGCGCCTGCGCGGACGCAAGAAGGCTTCTTCCGGCAAACCCGGACCCGGCCCCGCCGCCGCCCAGACAGCAAACTCAGCAGAAGTGAGCAGTTCATGA
- a CDS encoding DUF4129 domain-containing protein: MMGAAVVRADPAVAALSVRLQAEPPVLPDRGEAGRWAAEELAKAPYRDAAPSWLEDAMAEFGRWLRSFTGDGAPAGDGGYAVPLLLVIAAVVIVIAIVVVRPRLNAKRATAREVFDAGAALSPEAHRERAAAAAARGHWAAAIVEQFRALARAAEDRAVLDPQPGRTASEVAARLGRAFAAHARELDEAALTFDAVRYGGADGSPREHEALARLDAALAGTTPDYRGAGSDALVRPL, translated from the coding sequence ATGATGGGCGCTGCCGTCGTCCGCGCGGACCCAGCCGTGGCCGCCCTCTCCGTAAGACTGCAGGCGGAGCCTCCGGTGCTCCCGGACCGCGGGGAGGCTGGCCGCTGGGCCGCGGAGGAACTTGCGAAAGCACCTTACCGCGACGCCGCGCCAAGCTGGCTGGAGGACGCGATGGCGGAGTTCGGCCGCTGGCTGCGCTCCTTCACCGGGGACGGCGCCCCGGCCGGCGATGGCGGCTACGCCGTGCCGCTCCTGCTGGTCATCGCCGCCGTCGTTATTGTCATCGCCATTGTGGTGGTGCGGCCGCGGCTCAATGCCAAACGGGCCACCGCCCGGGAGGTCTTCGACGCCGGCGCGGCCCTGAGCCCGGAGGCGCACCGCGAACGGGCCGCGGCCGCGGCGGCCCGCGGGCACTGGGCGGCTGCCATTGTCGAGCAATTCCGTGCCCTCGCCCGGGCGGCCGAGGACCGCGCCGTGCTGGACCCGCAACCGGGCCGGACAGCAAGCGAGGTCGCCGCCCGGCTGGGCCGTGCGTTTGCCGCCCACGCCCGGGAACTGGATGAGGCGGCGCTGACCTTCGACGCCGTCCGCTACGGCGGAGCTGACGGCAGCCCCCGCGAGCACGAGGCGCTGGCCCGGCTCGACGCGGCCCTGGCCGGCACCACCCCGGACTATCGGGGCGCCGGCTCGGACGCCCTCGTCAGGCCGCTATGA
- a CDS encoding chorismate mutase, translating into MTEQNQNNPDADAYDPAASSLAGHVDPAVMAELLSIRSSIDNIDATLVFLLAERFKATQKVGFLKAAHKLPAGDPGRETAQIARLRRLAAEAHLDPAFAEKFLNFIIGEVIRHHEAIAEDHQAAAHQAAGRAPAAPDSAISAEA; encoded by the coding sequence ATGACCGAGCAGAACCAGAACAATCCCGACGCCGATGCCTATGACCCCGCCGCCAGTTCCCTGGCCGGGCACGTGGATCCCGCGGTGATGGCGGAGCTGCTCTCGATCCGGTCCAGCATCGACAACATCGACGCCACGCTGGTGTTCCTCCTGGCCGAGCGGTTCAAGGCCACGCAGAAGGTCGGCTTCCTCAAGGCCGCGCACAAGCTTCCGGCCGGGGACCCGGGCCGCGAGACCGCCCAGATCGCCCGCCTGCGGCGGCTCGCCGCGGAGGCGCACCTGGACCCGGCGTTCGCCGAGAAATTCCTGAACTTCATCATCGGCGAGGTGATCCGCCACCACGAGGCCATCGCCGAAGACCACCAGGCCGCCGCACACCAGGCCGCCGGCCGGGCCCCGGCGGCCCCGGATTCCGCCATCTCCGCCGAGGCGTAG
- a CDS encoding DUF4350 domain-containing protein — MSRTTALLRRHRTWTVLGVVFIAALVLTTVLQLQPRGDRTPLSTRNAAPDGARAAAEILGRHGVAVEQQDSLDATLRALDAARRAGEGTTVLLYDRNGYLSRDQLQYLGGATDRLVVITPRLNTLQGITGGILQAGVVKDGTKVLAQDCIIPDPAAAGAVTAKNGFLYDGEVVCYAPQGGQGGLYAGSEDGRTVVLGSTEIVSNGALAEEGNAALVLRSLGAEPHLVWYLPGISDVPATKQPVTLAELAAPWTHVLGPWLAFVAVLAIFWRGRRLGPLVFEPLPVVVKAVETAEGRARLYHDAGAVDRATEVLRAGTLVRLARILRLGPDAGAAAIIDAAGRHLGRTPEEIGSVLNAAPRAEAELVRWAQQLDRLEKEVHTR, encoded by the coding sequence ATGAGCCGGACGACGGCGCTGCTCCGCCGACACCGCACCTGGACCGTCCTCGGCGTCGTGTTCATCGCCGCACTGGTCCTGACGACGGTGCTCCAGCTGCAGCCCCGCGGGGACCGCACCCCGCTCTCCACCCGGAACGCCGCCCCCGACGGGGCACGCGCCGCCGCGGAAATCCTCGGCCGGCACGGCGTCGCCGTGGAACAGCAGGACTCCCTCGACGCGACCCTCCGGGCGCTCGACGCCGCCCGGCGCGCCGGTGAGGGCACCACCGTCCTGCTCTACGACCGCAACGGCTATCTGAGCCGGGACCAGTTGCAGTACCTGGGCGGCGCTACGGACCGGCTGGTGGTGATCACCCCGCGGCTGAACACGCTGCAAGGCATAACCGGCGGAATTCTGCAGGCCGGAGTGGTGAAGGACGGCACCAAAGTCCTGGCTCAGGACTGCATCATCCCGGACCCCGCCGCGGCGGGCGCCGTCACGGCCAAGAACGGCTTCCTGTATGACGGAGAGGTGGTCTGCTACGCCCCGCAGGGCGGCCAGGGCGGACTCTATGCCGGCAGCGAGGACGGTCGGACGGTGGTGCTGGGCAGCACCGAAATCGTGAGCAACGGCGCCCTGGCCGAGGAAGGAAACGCGGCGCTGGTGCTGCGGAGCCTCGGTGCGGAACCACACCTGGTCTGGTACCTGCCCGGCATCTCCGATGTGCCCGCCACGAAGCAGCCGGTGACCCTCGCTGAACTCGCCGCCCCGTGGACCCACGTGCTCGGGCCCTGGCTGGCGTTCGTGGCGGTGCTCGCCATCTTCTGGCGCGGCCGCAGGCTCGGCCCCCTGGTGTTCGAGCCGCTCCCGGTGGTGGTCAAGGCGGTTGAGACGGCCGAGGGACGGGCCCGCCTCTATCACGACGCGGGCGCCGTGGACCGGGCAACAGAGGTACTCCGCGCCGGCACGCTCGTCCGGCTGGCCCGGATCCTCCGGCTGGGGCCCGACGCCGGGGCGGCCGCCATCATCGACGCCGCCGGCCGGCACCTGGGCCGGACTCCGGAGGAGATCGGCAGCGTCCTCAACGCCGCACCCCGCGCCGAAGCGGAGCTGGTGCGCTGGGCCCAGCAACTGGACAGACTAGAGAAAGAGGTACACACCCGATGA
- a CDS encoding ABC transporter permease — MTTLIEAPPSDADGLLPTKKKASGGGLGQYILIRFLLIFPTIFILVTLVFFLMRITGDPITAALGGRLPPEQLAERIHSAGYDRPIFVQYFEYLGQLITGNFGTTLSDNRQVSEMLTTYGSATLELSINALLVALVVGIPLGMIAAHRRDKAPDAVLRIFAILCYATPVFFAGMLLKLTFSVWLGWLPVAGRAKTSTELALTALQAPTGIYWLDAVRSGNMAALGDVTAHAVLPAIALGLLTAGIFLRLVRTNVIGTLGKDYVEAGRSRGVSEFRLVTKHAYKPALIPIITVMGLQIAVMLGGAVLTETTFEWKGLGFQLATYLTARDFVAVQGIVVLLAVIVAVTNFIVDIVAALIDPRVRY, encoded by the coding sequence ATGACAACACTTATTGAGGCGCCGCCCAGCGACGCCGACGGCCTATTGCCGACAAAGAAAAAGGCGTCCGGTGGGGGACTGGGCCAATACATCCTGATCAGGTTCCTGCTGATCTTCCCGACCATCTTCATCCTGGTCACACTCGTGTTCTTCCTGATGCGGATCACCGGCGATCCGATCACGGCCGCCCTCGGCGGCCGGCTCCCGCCGGAGCAACTGGCCGAACGCATCCACTCGGCCGGCTACGACCGGCCCATCTTCGTGCAGTACTTCGAATACCTCGGCCAGCTCATCACCGGCAATTTCGGCACCACACTCTCGGACAACCGGCAGGTCTCCGAGATGCTGACCACGTACGGGTCGGCAACACTCGAGCTGTCCATCAACGCGCTGCTCGTGGCCCTGGTCGTGGGCATTCCGCTCGGCATGATCGCCGCGCACCGCCGCGACAAGGCGCCCGACGCCGTCCTGCGGATCTTTGCCATTCTCTGCTACGCCACGCCGGTCTTCTTCGCCGGCATGCTGCTCAAGCTGACCTTCTCGGTCTGGCTGGGCTGGCTTCCGGTGGCCGGGCGGGCCAAGACCTCCACGGAACTGGCACTGACCGCGCTGCAGGCACCCACCGGCATCTACTGGCTCGACGCGGTGCGCAGCGGCAACATGGCCGCGCTCGGCGACGTCACCGCGCACGCGGTGCTGCCCGCCATCGCCCTGGGCCTGCTGACCGCCGGCATCTTCCTGCGCCTGGTCCGCACCAACGTGATCGGCACCCTCGGCAAGGACTACGTGGAAGCCGGACGCTCACGCGGCGTCAGCGAATTCCGCCTCGTCACCAAGCACGCCTACAAGCCGGCGCTGATCCCCATCATCACCGTGATGGGCCTGCAGATCGCGGTCATGCTCGGCGGCGCCGTGCTGACCGAGACCACCTTTGAATGGAAAGGCCTCGGCTTCCAGCTCGCCACCTACCTGACGGCCCGCGACTTCGTGGCCGTGCAGGGCATTGTGGTGCTGCTCGCCGTGATTGTGGCCGTGACCAACTTCATCGTGGATATCGTCGCCGCGCTGATCGACCCCCGCGTGAGGTACTGA